GTTTAATGGCTCTTCCCATGGCTTTTGCATATTTAATATCGGTCGCAGAGATATGTGTAATTCCTTCTGTGTGGATATCCTCAAAATCTACCTGCTGTCCACAGACAAGTGATGTCAGAATTGCAATCTTTCTGCAGGCATCATACCCTTCAATATCGGCTGTCGGATCTTTCTCCGCATATCCTTTTGCCTGTGCATCTTTTAATGCCTCATCAAAATCAGCACCTTTTTCTGACATCTCTGTCATCATATAGTTTGTTGTTCCGTTAACGATTCCGGTAATCTCCTCAATTTCATCAGCAGTCAGACAGGAATTTAACGGACGGATGATCGGGATACCGCCACCGACGCTTGCTTCGAACATAAAGTTAACATTTTTCTCTTTTGCAAGTGCGATCAGCTCTGCTCCTTTTGCTGCTACTAACGCTTTGTTTGACGTAGTAACATGTTTTCCGGCCTCTAACATTGCTTTTACAAAGGTATAAGCCGGTTCCACACCTCCCATGGTCTCAACGACGATCTTTACCTCAGGATCTTCTGCAATCGTCTTATAGTCGTGTACGATCTTATCCTGGATCGGATCTCCCGGAAAATCTCTTAAATCCAATACATATTTGATCTCTACCGGCTCTCCGACACGTTTTGCTATGCTGCTTCCGTTGATGTCAAGTACCTCCACAACACCAGAACCGATTGTTCCATATCCCATTACTGCTGCTTTCATTTTTCATCCTCCAAGTTCGTCTGCCAGACTATCGCTTCCATCCTCTCAGACAGACTTTATTATCTTTCTATCATTTTACACATCTTACATGCATATTTTATGAACTACAATATATGATGCATCTGCCATGTCTTATTCTCTTGCAAGAATCTTCACATAATGAATACCTTCCTGTTCCTCAATGTGCTCTAACATTTCAGCCACATCACCAGTCTGTGGCAGGACATCCACACTGAGTGTAAGAGAAGCGATACCGTTGATCGGTATACTCTGATGTATCGTAAGAATATTAGCATGAAACTCTGCTACGGTCTTTAATACAACGGATAACAGCCCCGGTTCATCATCCAACTGAATGACAAGCGTAATCGTCCTTCCCTTTGCCGTATCATGAAATGGAAAAATATCATCTTTATATTTATAAAAAGAACTCCGGCTGATGCCAACTTTTTCTGTTGCCTCCTGCACAGATGCAATCTTACCGGATTCAATCAGCCGCTTTGCCTCGACTACTTTTAAGAGGACCTCCGGAACTGCTTTTTCTTTCAGTACATAATACTGACTTTTTTCTTTCATGTGACTCTATCCCTCTCTTTAGAAATTCATCTGTTGTGTTTGTTGCACGCTGACACTTGTCCTCATGAGGAAGATAATAACATAAAGAGGCTGCCAACGCAACCTCTTTTTTATCATGTCAGGAACATTTTTTCATTATGCTGTTAAAATTTTTTGCTGCCTCCACCATGTTTTACGCCACTGCTGCTCGTATGTACCGTACTCCTGCCGCTGTCTTCTGCTTTTTTCTCTTCTATATGACGGTGTGTCACAACAGTGTTCACAAGCACATCGCTGTGTTTCTTTATATTCACTGTTCCAGACTCGTGAGCATCATATTTATATTTGCCATTCCTTAATTTGCAAAATAGTACAAGCACCAGAAATACAATAGCGCCCGGGATCAGTGCTAAAACAACGGAGGTGATGACATATTCTGCCGGCGTGATCTCAATATCCGTCTCCTCATACTCATACTGATTTGACGGGATTCCTTCATCATAATAAACCAGCACATCTTTTAACATTACAGACAGACACTGTTCATATTCTCCATCTGAAATCGGTTCATATCCGTCATTTAAAATATCCTCAATACGCGCATCCGTAAGATACTTAATCGCAATGCCACCGGTAGAAATACAGATTTCACGGTTCTGCATATCGATCAGGAGTGCAACACCATCACCGTTTTCTGCAATCGCATCAAAGAAATCATCCGCATATTCCTGCGTGGTTTTTCCGTTTGTGTCATCCGTCGTCAACACCAGGATATTCCATCCGGTCTTCTCTCCCGCAGCATCCAGTTCACTCTCAAGCGTCTCGATTTCTTCCGGTGTCAGAAGCGCAGCATCATCATATACCGTCTGTTGTGGAACATTTTCTTCTGCTGCAAAGCATACATGCTGTCCGCCTGCTGCAAGTAAAATCGTAAACAGCCAGGCAAATACGATACCCTTTAAACATAAAAATCTTTTCTGTCTCATGCTAGCCCTCCCAGTAATAAAATGACCAGTGATACCAGACTGACGATTCCACTGACAAGTGAGATTTTTTTATAGTCGATCGGGAGTTCGCCGTACACCTTTCCAGTCTGTCCGTTCATGGAAAAATAATAGATTTTTTCGTTTTTCGCCTTGTATGTAATTGTCCATACCGGTAGAAGCGTATACGACCACTTTTCTTTTAATGCCCGGAAATCTGCATTTTTTACCGACACGGAACTGTATCCATTTATTTGTTCCCGCATCAGTTTTTCTGCACTCTCATGCGCTTCCTGCTGCACTTTCTTTTCTATCTGTTTTTTTTCA
The Roseburia rectibacter DNA segment above includes these coding regions:
- a CDS encoding ACT domain-containing protein; this encodes MKEKSQYYVLKEKAVPEVLLKVVEAKRLIESGKIASVQEATEKVGISRSSFYKYKDDIFPFHDTAKGRTITLVIQLDDEPGLLSVVLKTVAEFHANILTIHQSIPINGIASLTLSVDVLPQTGDVAEMLEHIEEQEGIHYVKILARE
- a CDS encoding homoserine dehydrogenase, translating into MKAAVMGYGTIGSGVVEVLDINGSSIAKRVGEPVEIKYVLDLRDFPGDPIQDKIVHDYKTIAEDPEVKIVVETMGGVEPAYTFVKAMLEAGKHVTTSNKALVAAKGAELIALAKEKNVNFMFEASVGGGIPIIRPLNSCLTADEIEEITGIVNGTTNYMMTEMSEKGADFDEALKDAQAKGYAEKDPTADIEGYDACRKIAILTSLVCGQQVDFEDIHTEGITHISATDIKYAKAMGRAIKLLATSKKTDGGYVAMVAPFLLPKEHPLYNVNGVFNAIFVRGNVLGDAMFYGSGAGKLPTASAVVADVVEMAKNLDKNIPVEWSSKKLELVDYRSAKNRFFVRVSGTDKASVEKIFGNVDYIDAQGVTGELGFVTEEMTEEALENKKAAYGEVLNVIRVA
- a CDS encoding TPM domain-containing protein, which translates into the protein MRQKRFLCLKGIVFAWLFTILLAAGGQHVCFAAEENVPQQTVYDDAALLTPEEIETLESELDAAGEKTGWNILVLTTDDTNGKTTQEYADDFFDAIAENGDGVALLIDMQNREICISTGGIAIKYLTDARIEDILNDGYEPISDGEYEQCLSVMLKDVLVYYDEGIPSNQYEYEETDIEITPAEYVITSVVLALIPGAIVFLVLVLFCKLRNGKYKYDAHESGTVNIKKHSDVLVNTVVTHRHIEEKKAEDSGRSTVHTSSSGVKHGGGSKKF